The following are from one region of the Halorussus rarus genome:
- a CDS encoding DoxX family protein, translated as MATNEINTGANEFESTIGGVTVHGKAHSLSAWFVLALRLMMGYAFLYSGWDKITAAEPFSATGYLMNAVPAASPLVDLFHWMGSTAWFADFLSVAVPWGELLIGLALLVGAFTRLAAFFGAFMMLMFYFSNWDVAHGLINGDFAYMLVFLAVAAFGAGRILGLDAIIEQYDLGGRALVEKYPRLRYVLG; from the coding sequence ATGGCTACTAACGAAATCAACACCGGAGCGAACGAGTTCGAGAGCACGATCGGCGGCGTCACGGTCCACGGCAAGGCCCACAGCCTGAGCGCGTGGTTCGTGCTGGCCCTGCGGCTCATGATGGGCTACGCGTTCCTCTACTCGGGCTGGGACAAGATCACGGCGGCCGAGCCGTTCAGCGCGACCGGCTATCTCATGAACGCGGTCCCGGCGGCCAGCCCGCTGGTGGACCTGTTCCACTGGATGGGCAGCACGGCGTGGTTCGCCGACTTCCTCAGCGTCGCCGTCCCGTGGGGCGAGCTCCTCATCGGGCTCGCGCTGCTGGTGGGCGCGTTCACCCGCCTGGCGGCGTTCTTCGGCGCGTTCATGATGCTGATGTTCTACTTCAGCAACTGGGACGTCGCCCACGGCCTCATCAACGGGGACTTCGCGTACATGCTGGTGTTCCTCGCGGTCGCGGCGTTCGGCGCGGGCCGCATCCTCGGGCTGGACGCCATCATCGAGCAGTACGACCTCGGCGGCCGGGCCCTGGTCGAGAAGTACCCCCGGCTGCGCTACGTCCTCGGCTGA
- the ubaA gene encoding SAMP-activating enzyme E1, which translates to MSLSLDPTQLDRYSRHIIMDEVGPEGQQSLLDAAVLVVGAGGLGAPVIQYLAAAGVGTLGVADDDEVELSNLQRQIIHGNDDVGRPKVESAADFVADLNPDVTVRTHQVRVDPDNVEDLIADYDFVVDATDNFRTRYLVNDACTLSGTPFSHGAIYKFEGQVTTFTTEGPCYRCLFPEAPPEGMVADCASTGVLGVLPGTVGCIQATETVKHLLGAGEVLDGRMVFYDAMDMSFEEVEFRQNPDCPVCGDDPIDSVAQVEYAEESCPVNAD; encoded by the coding sequence ATGAGTCTCTCGCTCGACCCGACCCAGCTCGACCGCTACTCGCGGCACATCATCATGGACGAGGTGGGCCCGGAGGGCCAGCAGTCGCTGCTCGACGCCGCGGTGCTGGTCGTGGGCGCGGGCGGCCTGGGCGCGCCGGTCATCCAGTACCTCGCGGCGGCCGGCGTGGGGACGCTGGGCGTCGCCGACGACGACGAGGTAGAGCTGAGCAACCTCCAGCGCCAGATAATCCACGGCAACGACGACGTGGGGCGGCCGAAGGTCGAGTCGGCGGCCGACTTTGTGGCCGACCTCAACCCCGACGTGACGGTCCGAACCCACCAGGTCCGGGTCGATCCCGACAACGTCGAGGACCTGATCGCCGACTACGACTTCGTGGTCGACGCGACCGACAACTTCCGGACGCGCTACCTCGTCAACGACGCCTGCACGCTCTCGGGGACGCCGTTCTCCCACGGCGCCATCTACAAGTTCGAAGGGCAGGTCACGACGTTCACCACGGAGGGGCCGTGCTACCGGTGTCTGTTCCCCGAGGCGCCGCCCGAGGGGATGGTCGCCGACTGCGCGAGCACGGGCGTCCTCGGGGTGCTTCCCGGCACGGTCGGCTGCATCCAGGCCACCGAGACGGTCAAGCACCTGCTCGGCGCGGGCGAGGTGCTCGACGGCCGGATGGTGTTCTACGACGCGATGGACATGAGCTTCGAGGAGGTCGAGTTCCGGCAGAATCCGGACTGCCCGGTCTGCGGCGACGACCCCATCGACTCGGTCGCGCAGGTCGAGTACGCCGAGGAGTCCTGCCCGGTGAACGCCGACTGA